The following DNA comes from Ignavibacteriales bacterium.
TTATTGATTTCTCTAATTTATTAATCGATTCTTCATTAACGAATTCACTGCGAAGTTTGATTTCGAAGGAAGAAGGAAGCGGATTGTAATCAAGTAGATTTTTGAAATCGTTTCCAGTTTGATCAATAAATGTTTTTTCTGCTTCTTCTTTACTTATAAATTCAAGCGATTTAATAATTTTGATTTCATTCAGATATACCTGAATTCCAGATATTTTTTCATTACTTAAACTATCGTTTAGAAAAACATTTAAAGTAATTCTTTCTTTTATTTTTTCTTCAATAACACCTGAAAAGCTTAATAAAATAAAACTCAGCGAAACTAAAAATACAGCGATACATGTAATGGATAGTGATAATAAGAAAGATAATTTTGCTTTTCTTATCGAATTAAATGATTCTTTCAAATAAAAATAAATCATAAATAATTATTTTAAATTGATAGTGAGTTAAAAATTTGATTCATCAATCCACCTTACAATTTGCCATTTATTAATAGTATTTTTTCTTAAAGTTAAATTAACTTTTCCATCTACTCGTACAATATCTGTTGGATTAAAAGTAATTGTTAAATTAAAACTTCTTACAATATTAGTTGAATCACTTGAAATTAGCAGAATGTTATTCCAGATCAAATCAAGCCGTTGAGAATTTTGAAATAAACCATTTGTTACTCTCATCTCATCATCTCTTCCCCAAGAAACATCAAATCCAAGGTCATAATCTCTATATGTAAAATTAAAATCGTTAGCCACTAAATCACCATAAATTGTTGTATCCTTAAAAGAATATGCATATTGTAAGTTTTGAAAGATTCCATCAACTTTTGTTAAATCAGAAATAGGCGAATTATTTGAATTTAGATTTTCATCCAATTCGGGAGCAAATGGATTGAAACATCCTGACATAAATATTATTGGGAAAAGATATATCATTAACTTTTTTTTCATCAATAATATCTTCCTTTAAGTTCACTCCAGCTTGGGAAAGTTTCATCTTTAATATCCTGCCAATTTGAAATAGACCATTGCAATCTACCATCGCGAATTAATGTGAAATGCAAATTACCTTCATAATATTTTGGTTTTTGTTCATCCAATGTTGGTATTGAAATGGAATAGCTTGCTGTATATGAAGTGCTATCGCCTAAAAAATTTTTTTCTTCATTAATAAAACTCAGCACAATATTATTGTTTTTGTCGATCGAGTTAATCAAATTAATAAAGTATTGTCTTTCACCCTGCAGATTCCAACTTAATAGAAATATGTATTTGGAACCTGAACCAGCAGATGGATAAAACCTAAACTTCTTATCTGAAAAAGATGAATCGACAAAACAGGAAAGATAATTCTCAACAACTTTATCTTTAAATGAATCTTTTAAGTTTTGGATAAGAATTTCAGGAGTGGTGGCAGTTTGATTATTAGTCCTTGGCGTTTCCGGTTTTTCCGCTGATCTTGTTGAAAAAATATCGCACGATACAAAGATAAAAGTTGTTAGACAAAAAATAATAATCTTTTTCATTTTGATGCAAAGACTACTAATCTTTGAGAAGTATTAATGTTAAATTCCGCACCACGATAACCACCAAATATTTTAATTATTTTTAATCCAGCATCTGTAATGGCTGTAACTAATTCATTTTTATTATACAGACGAACTGATTCTGTAAAATTTTTTACTTCATTACATTTTCTGATAGTAATATTTTTCTTTACTCTATTCATGTCAAAATATCTTTCCTGGATTATTTCCTTTCCATCAAACACCTCAATACTTTTATGAACAAGATTTTGTCTTAGATATTCTGAATTAAAATAATCAAGAACGAAAATGCCATCATCTTTAAGGCAAAAATTAACCTCCTGAAAAAGGGCAAAATTCTCTTCATCATTTTCAAAATAGCCAAAACTTGTAAAGAGGTTTATAATTAGATCAAATTTTTTCTTTATTGCTAAATAGCGAATATCAGCACAGAAAAGATCAATATTTAATTTTTGTTCAAGCGATTTATTTTTTGCTACCCGCAATAAATTTCTACTTAGATCGAATGCTGTAACATTAAATCCTTTTTCAGCAAATAACAAAGAATGCCTGCCTGCTCCACAAGCAATATCCAGAACTGTCTGATCATCTTGAGAAGGAACATTTTCAAGAACTAACTTTAACAATAGTTTTGCGTCTTCATCATCTCTATGTTTGTAAATTTCTAAATACTCTTCTGATTCAAACCAGTTCTTAAACCATTCTGCCATTATATAATAATTCTTCCCAAAACAGCTCTGCCAATTGTAGCTTCATCAGCAAATTCAAAATCGCCTCCAATTGGTAATCCGCGGGCAATCCTTGTAACTTTAATATCGAATGGTTTAATTAACTTTGCCAAATAAAGACAAGTTGTTTCTCCTTCTGTATCGGGATTTAAGGCAAGGATTACTTCAATAATTTTTTCTTTTTCAAGCCTAAACATTAGCTCTTTTATTTTTAGGGCATCTACACCAGTTCCGCTTAAGGGGGAAAGAACTCCGCCAATTACATGGTACAATCCATTGTATTCGTTAGTTCGTTCGATGGCAATAACATCATTAACTTCTTCAACAACACAGATTGTTTTTCTATCCCGTTTTTCACTTTTGCATATATCACAAGTATCATCTACAGAAATATTAAAACAAATATTACAGAATTTTAATTTGGTCTTTAACTCAGTAATTGCTTTTATAAAACTATCAACCTCAGAAATGTCGCTCTTCAATATATGCATAGCAAGTCTTTGAGCAGACTTTTTTCCAATTGTGGGTAATTTACACAATTCATCAATTGCTTTTTGTAAGGGTTCAGCTATTTGCAAATTAAAATCCTGGAATGTTTAATCCTGGTGGCAAGATACCTTTTGTTACTTTAGCCATTTCATCTTCAGCCAGTTTACCAGCAGATTCCAGAGCTTTATTAACCGCGGCAACAATCAAATCTTCCAACATTTCTTTATCACCACCACCTATTACCTCATTATCAATTTGGATAGAGATAATTTCCTTTTTTCCATTGGCGGTAGCTTTAACCATACCTCCTCCAGCTTCTTCTGTAACAGTTTTGTTTCCCAGTTCATTCTGAACACGCTCCATCTCAGCCTGCATTTTTTGAACTTGTTTCAACATTCCTTGCATACCACCTTTCATTTATCCTCCAAAATAATGTGTTTTTCAATAAATTTTTCTAAAAACAAAATACTAAAATCTTATTTGACTTTGAATACCTATTTATTTAATATTTCCGCAACAAAAACAAAGAGCATTTCTACTTTTGAAATCTAAGAAAAATATTGTTTACGAAGAAACCGGAAAGATCATTTATCTTTGTGAAGATGAAAATTACTTTTCAATTGAATATACCGACGATGTTAATCTGAATTCCAAAGAAATAGTTAAGATAAAAAACATCGGAGCAAAATTTACATTATCAAATTCTTTTTTCCTCGATTATTTGAATGCTTACAATATTCAAACTGGTTATAAAAAGGTTGAGGAAAATTCCATTGTTTTAAATAAGCATTATCAATTTCCATTTTATATAAAGATTCTTAATATAATTGATAAAAGAACAGCGAAAATATTTAATAAACAGGAAGGCTCAAATCTTCAAATTCCACTTCTTACTTTTCATTTCGGTAATTCACCTGATAATATGATTTCTGAAAACCACCTGATGGCTCTTGAATTATGTCTATTAGAAGATATAAAAGTGATGAAACGGATTTGCTCCAAAGTGAACGCTGTACTCAAATCTTTTTTTGAAAGACGGAATACAACTCTGGCAGAGGTTAACTGCTACTTTGGTAAGGAAGATGAAAAAGTGTTTATAGTAGATGATTTTACTCCGTTGAGTTTAAAAATTCTTCAGACAAATTCAAACGGAAATACAATTAACCCGTACAAAATAAAATCCGCAGAAGATATAAAAAATTATTCTGAATTTTTACTAACCTTAATTTCCAGCTAAACAAAATGACAAAATACGGTTACTCAACCATTGGTATTGTGGCTATAATTGTGTTCTTTCTTTTCGCAAGCGCAATTTTTCTCAACAATAGTTATTTACGAATTCCACTTATCGTAATTGGTCTTTTTTTACTTATCTTTACGTTGAATTTTTTTAGAGACCCGGATAGAACACTGCCTGCAAGAAAAGATGTTGTTGTTTCTCCTGCAGATGGAACTGTAATTTTAATAAAGGAAGTAGCAGAAGAAAAGTTTATAAAAGGTAAATGTTTACAGCTATCTATCTTTATGTCTCCATTAAACGTTCATGTAAACAGAATTCCAATTGATGGCAGAGTTGAATATTTGAATTATGTGCAGGGTGATTACCTTGTTGCCAGCAACGATAAAGCATCACTTGAAAATGAACGAGCAGAATTTGGAATTTCTAACAAGAATGGCAAAATATTTTTTACTCAGGTTGCTGGATTTGTTGCCAGAAGAATTATTTATGAAATTAATATTGGCGACGAAGTAAAAATTGGAGAAAGATTTGGTATGATTAAATTTGGCAGTCGTGTAGATGTTGTAGTTCCACTCAACTGGAAAGTAAAAGTTAAGAAAGGTGATAAAGTTACTGCTGGTGAAACAATTTTATTTGAGTATAACAAATAATGAAAAACATCCGAATTACCCGTTCAGTTATCCCGAATCTTTTTACAACGCTAAATATGTTCAGCGGATTTGTATCCATTATTTATTCGCACGATAGGAATTTTACACAAGCCGCAATTTTAATTATTGTAGCTGCAGTTTTTGATGCTTTAGATGGAATTATGGCAAGGTTAACAAAATCCAGCAGCGAATTTGGTGTTGAACTGGACTCTCTTTCAGATCTGGTTAGCTTTGGTGTGGCTCCTGCATTTTTAGTTTACCAAATATATTTAAACCAATTTAACATATTTGGAATTGTTTTAAGCTCATTTATTATGATTGCCGGAGGACTAAGACTTGCCCGTTTTAATGTTCAGCTTGTGGGGTTTGATAAATCTTCCTTTGTAGGATTACCAATTCCATCTTCTGCAATTACAATAGCTTCTTTCGTTTTAATCTATTTTAGAGATGGGGCGTTCATTCCTCCATTTGAAAATTTTGTAATTCCCATGGTAATTGTTCTTGCATTTTTAATGGTAAGCAAAATTCGTTACGAAACAATTCCAAAGTTTACAAAAAAGGGAATAAAGGACAGACCGTATTCCTTTGGATTTATTTTCCTATCATTTGTTTTAATGATATTTACAAAAGGTAAGGCATTGTTCTATATCTTTGTTTTCATTATTCTTCTCGGTATTTTAAGATACATTTATACTCTGCTTTTTAGTAAAAATAATTATGGAATTGATTCGCATTAAAATTATTTGAGGAACAATTTGTATAAAGCAACTGTAATAATTAAAAGAAGAGAATCGATACTTGATCCGCAGGGAAAAGCAGTTGAACAAGGTGCTAAACTTCTTGGTTTTAACAATATTGAACAAACCAGAATCGGAAAGTATATAGAATTTTTTATTAATATAAATGATAAATCTCTTGCGGAAAAAGAAGTAAAAGAATATTGCCATAAACTTTTAGCAAATCCAATTATGGAAGATTATGAATACAAACTTGAAGAGGCACAATGAGCGTTAAGTTTGGAGTTGTTGTATTTCCCGGTTCCAACTGCGATCACGACGCTTACTATTCACTTAAAAAGGTGCTTGGTTACGACGTTACTTTTTTGTGGCATAAAGACAAAGATTTAGAAAACTCAGATGTAATAATTCTTCCAGGTGGATTTTCTTATGGTGATTATCTAAGAACAGGCTCTATTGCCAGATTTTCTCCAATTATGGAAAAAGTAATTTCATTTGCAGAAAATGGTGGATACGTGATTGGAATTTGTAATGGTTTCCAGATTTTACTTGAAGCTGGATTATTGCCCGGCGTTATGATTAAGAATGATTCACTAAAGTTTATTTGCAAGGATGTTTATCTATCTGTTGAAAATTCTGATACAGCTTTTTCGAAACAGATAATGAAAAAAGTAATAAAGATACCTATTGCTCATGGCGATGGTAATTACTTTAACGATAATGATGCCTTGGTTGATCTGGAAAAGAATAATCAGATCGTTTTTAAATATTCATCACCAGAAGGAATAATCTCTGAAAAGTTTAATGCAAATGGATCTCAAATGAATATTGCTGGTATAATTAATAAAAAAGGTAATGTTCTTGGAATGATGCCTCATCCAGAAAGAGCTTGCGATCCAATCCTTGGAAAAACTGATGGAGCAATGATTTTTAATTCAATAGCAAAAAATATATTTGCGGAAGTATAAATAATTTAAAAAGAGGAAAATAAAATGTTTGGAAACTTAGGAACAGGCGAAATAATACTTATAATTATTGCCATCCTTATTTTATTTGGAGCTAAGAAAATTCCAGAATTAGCACAAGGTATTGGGAAAGGCATGAAAGAATTTAAGAAAGCATTGAAAGATGTTGAAGAAGATGTAAAGGATCCAGATAAACCAACAAAAAAAGAGTAATTTCGTTTCACATTCTCTTTGTCCCTTTTTATGAATGGGACAAAGGGAATATACAAATCTCAACTTTCAAATCAGATCGAGGCTAATCTGTTGCACAACTATAAAAACTATTCTGAAAAAATTGAAAAAATAAAATCAGGTGAAATTTCTCTCGTTGAGAATGTTCAATCATTTATTAATCGCATAGATAAGGATAAGCATTTAAATGCATTCAACTTTATTTTTGCAGAAGATGCTTTGAACAATGCTGAAAGAATAAACTTAAAAATACAAAATGGAACTTATGGTAAGCTTGCTGGGATGGTTGTGGCTGTTAAAGATGTACTCGCAATAAAAGATAAACCTCTTACTTGCTCATCAAATATTTTAAAAGAATTTATTTCTCTTTATAGTGCAACCGCAATTAAAAAATTATTAGATGAAGATGCAATTATTATTGGAAAAACTAACTGCGATGAATTTGCAATGGGTTCTTCAAATGAAAATTCTGCATTTGGGAATGTACTCAATCCTATTGATAATTCAAGAGTTCCCGGCGGCTCAAGCGGAGGTTCTGCGGTTGCTGTTGCAGCAGATCTATGCGATGCTTCACTTGGAACTGATACAGGCGGATCAATAAGGCAGCCAGCATCTTTTTGCGGAATTTATGGTTTGAAACCAACTTATGGTAGAGTTTCCCGCTACGGATTAACGGCGTTTGCTTCATCATTCGATTCCATTGGTCCATTTGCAAAAAACGTTGAAGATATTGCTCTGTTGCTTCAGGTTATTTCCGGCAAAGATGAAAAAGATTCAACTTCAATTGAAAAAGAAATTCCACATTATTTTAACATTCTTTCCAATAAAAATTTGATTGAAGAATTTAAAAAGAAAAAGCCACGCATAGGAATTCCCAAGGAATATTTTGCTGCAGGATTGAATTCGGAAGTTAGAATTGCTATCGAAGAAAAGATAAAGCAACTGAAGGATGATGGTTTTGAAATTATAGAAATCAGTTTACCAAATACTGAATATTCCATTGCTACTTATTACATTCTAACAACAGCAGAAGCATCTTCTAACTTAGCACGGTACGATGGAGCAAGGTATGGTTATCGTCATCCGGAAAGTGGAAATCTTAAAGAGATGTATACAAATTCCCGCACAGAAGGATTTGGGGTTGAAGTTAAGAGAAGAATTATGCTTGGCACTTACGTTCTTTCTGCCGGTTATTATGATGCTTATTACCGTAAAGCACAAAAAGTTCGCCGTCTTTTAAAAAATGATTTTGATGAAGCATTTAAAAAAGTTGATTTAATCTTAACACCCACCTCCCCCTTCCCTGCTTTTAAGATTGGAGAAAAATCCAACGATCCACTGGAAATGTATTTGAGTGATATTTACACTACGTCTGCAAACTTAGCTGGTATACCCGGGATCAATCTTCCAATTGCAAAAAATTCCGAAGGATTGCCGATTGGAATGCAATTGATGGCAAACCAATTTGATGAGCTGACATTGTTGAAAATGAGTTACTATTTACACCATAGCATGATTTAAATAATACCTGATCAGAACCATTTTATATTTTATTTGAAATGTAATCCTTCCTAAAAAAGAATTTTTGTTATATATTAAAGCATAAAAAGAAATTCTTTTATGCTTGATGTTATTAAACAAATCGACTACTGGAAAGCGGGTGCAATAAACGACATTGAATCTGCCGAGATCCTACTTGAAAAGAAAAAATACCTTCACGGTTTATTTTTCTGTCATTTAACTATTGAAAAAGCATTAAAGGCTAATTACGTTAAAGCAAATAATAAATTGGCACCTAAAACACACCAATTAAGATATCTTCATAATAACTCTAATATCAAATTAAACATAGAACAAGAAGAACTTCTTGGCATTTTAATGAACTACCAAATTGAAGGCAGATATCCCGAATATAAAATACAACTACCTAATTCTGAATTAGTAAAAGAATATCTTAAAAGAACAAAAGAATTATTGAAATGGTTAGTAGAGAAATTATAAAAACAATTAAACTATACCTTAATGAAGTTGCTAAAAAAGGTATTAGTATAAAAAAAGCATATTTGTATGGGAGTCATGCAAGAGGTGAGGCTACGTCTGATAGTGACATAGATTTATTATTAGTCTCACCATTATTTGAAGAAAGAAATGACAAATTAAAAGCTCAGCTTTGGCTGATTGCTGGTGATATAAATTATAAAATTGAGCCTTATGCAGTAGGCGAAAAAAAATTTTTGGAAGATGATCATTCTCCATTGTTAGAAACTGTAAGACAAGAAGGAATTGAAATAAGTTTTTAATTCAATGTTTATTTTTTCAAATTGCTTAAAAAAATCAATCCAAAGATTAAACTCATTACTCCAAGCAAATATTTTTTTATTTAAATAGTCAACAATTTTTCCAGCTTTAGTTATAAGAAAATTCTATTTGATATTATTTTAAATGTAGAGGAACAACAAATAGGGCTATTCCACAAATTTATTTTTCTTAATAAACTATTATTTTATTTCCTTATTTTTGAACAAGAAAAAATATACCAAAGAAATCATAGGAATTAATATGAGCATTCTTGTAGATAAAAAAATCCGACTTGTGGTTCAAGGAATAACCGGCGGCGAAGGTTCATTTCATACAAAACAAATGATTGAATATGGAACAAATGTAGTTGCAGGTGTTACTCCTGGCAAAGGTGGACAAATATTAGAAGGAGTTCCAATTTTTAATTCAATTGAAGAAGCTGTTAAAGAAAAGAAAGCTAATGCTTCTGTGATTTTTGTACCGCCTCCATTTGCTGCAGATGCTATTTTGGAATCAGCCAACTCAGGAATAAAATTAATCATTTGCATTACTGAGGGTATTCCAGCAAAAGATATGGTAAATGTTTTCAATTCACTAAAATCTAAAAACGTAAGATTGATCGGTCCAAATTGTCCTGGAGTTATTTCACCCGGTAAAGCAAAAATAGGAATAATGCCCGGCTTTATACACAAAGCTGGTAATGTTGGTGTTGTTTCGCGCAGCGGCACTTTAACTTATGAAGCAGTAAAACAATTATCAGATTTGAACATTGGACAATCCACATGCGTAGGAATTGGTGGTGATCCGGTAGTCGGTTCTCAGTTTATTGATATTATTAAACTCTTCAATGATGATCCAGGCACTGATGGAATTATAATGATTGGTGAGATTGGTGGAACCGCTGAAGAAGAAGCGGCATCATTTATTAAAAAGAATGTTAAGAAACCAGTTGTTGGTTTTATTGCTGGAAGAACTGCTCCTCCAGGAAGAAGAATGGGACATGCCGGAGCAATTATTTCTGGTGGAAAAGGAACAGCAACTGAAAAGATGGCAGCTTTGAAAAAAGCAGGAATTAAAGTAGTGGAAAGTCCTGCGGAGATTGGTGTAACAATGCAAAAGGCTTTGAATGCATTTAAACCAAAATTAGAGAAAAAGAAAAATGTTCTAAAATTAAAATCAATTATAAAATCCGTTAAGAAAATTAAATCCACAACCAGGAAGAAAAAATAATAAACGGATAAATTTTTATCATCATATTTTGTAATAATTTTTTGAAATAGCATTACCGTTTAGAACAATGCGGTTTAACAACATTAAATGGAGAATCATTTGAGCAACAGAACACTTGCAATATTAAAACCTGATTGTGTTAGAAAAAATTTGGTTGGACAGGTAGTTACAATGATTAACAATGCTGGCTTTAAAATTAAAGCGATGAAAATGGTTCGGTTAACAAAAGATTCCGCTGCCGGATTTTATGAAGTACACAAACAGCAGCCCTGGTTTGATAACTTACTTGATTATATGACTTCCGGTCCGTGCATCCCAATTGCTTTAGAAAAGGAAAATGCAGTTGCCGATTTCCGTAAACTTATTGGTGCAACAGATCCAATCAAAGCGGATGAAGGTACCATCAGAAAACTTTATGCTAAAGATAAAACTGAAAATATAGTTCATGGTTCAGATTCGGATGAAAATGCCAGAAATGAAATAGCACATTTTTTCCCCAGGAAAGAACTTCTTGAAAATTATTTTGATTAATCAGAACTATTAATAAAATTCTCAAATTTAATTTTGCTGGTAAAATGAAAAGAAAAATTTTTCTATCAATCGTATTGTTATTATCAATTAACTGCTTTGCGCAAGTGCAAATTCCTAAAGCCAGAAAAGTAATTGTTGGAGCAGATTTACTTCTTTCCGAAAACTTCGACTTGATTAAGGGAAAGAGACTTGGAATTGTAACCAACCACACTGCCCTGCTTGACTCTAAGGTTCATTTGGTTGATACACTTTTCCACCGAAATGATGTAAAGATTTCTGTTTTGTTTGGACCTGAACATGGTATAAGGGGTGATAATGCTGACGGAGCTAAGATTGAAGATGGCAAAGATTCCAAAACTGGAATTCCTGTGTACTCTCTTTATGGCAAAATAAATAAACCAACAAAAGAAATGCTTAAGGATGTTGATGTACTTATTTATGATATCCAGGATGTTGGTGCAAGATTCTATACTTTCATTTCTACTTTATTTTATACTATCCAGGCTGCTGCAGAAAATAATATTCCAGTCATCGTTCTGGATAGACCAAATCCAATTGGGGGGCTTAATGTTGATGGACCAATATTAAAACAAGAACTAACTTCCTTTGTAGGAATTGCTCCAATACCAATTATGCATGGTATGACGGTTGGTGAGCTTGCAACTATGTTTAACGAAAGTGGGATGATTGGCAAAGACTTAAAAGCAAATCTTACAGTAATAAAAATGAAAAGCTGGGAGCGCGGACTTTACTTTGATAAATGCAATATTCACTGGCTTAGACCATCGC
Coding sequences within:
- a CDS encoding class I SAM-dependent methyltransferase, with protein sequence MAEWFKNWFESEEYLEIYKHRDDEDAKLLLKLVLENVPSQDDQTVLDIACGAGRHSLLFAEKGFNVTAFDLSRNLLRVAKNKSLEQKLNIDLFCADIRYLAIKKKFDLIINLFTSFGYFENDEENFALFQEVNFCLKDDGIFVLDYFNSEYLRQNLVHKSIEVFDGKEIIQERYFDMNRVKKNITIRKCNEVKNFTESVRLYNKNELVTAITDAGLKIIKIFGGYRGAEFNINTSQRLVVFASK
- the recR gene encoding recombination mediator RecR; translated protein: MQIAEPLQKAIDELCKLPTIGKKSAQRLAMHILKSDISEVDSFIKAITELKTKLKFCNICFNISVDDTCDICKSEKRDRKTICVVEEVNDVIAIERTNEYNGLYHVIGGVLSPLSGTGVDALKIKELMFRLEKEKIIEVILALNPDTEGETTCLYLAKLIKPFDIKVTRIARGLPIGGDFEFADEATIGRAVLGRIII
- a CDS encoding YbaB/EbfC family nucleoid-associated protein — its product is MKGGMQGMLKQVQKMQAEMERVQNELGNKTVTEEAGGGMVKATANGKKEIISIQIDNEVIGGGDKEMLEDLIVAAVNKALESAGKLAEDEMAKVTKGILPPGLNIPGF
- a CDS encoding phosphatidylserine decarboxylase family protein, whose protein sequence is MTKYGYSTIGIVAIIVFFLFASAIFLNNSYLRIPLIVIGLFLLIFTLNFFRDPDRTLPARKDVVVSPADGTVILIKEVAEEKFIKGKCLQLSIFMSPLNVHVNRIPIDGRVEYLNYVQGDYLVASNDKASLENERAEFGISNKNGKIFFTQVAGFVARRIIYEINIGDEVKIGERFGMIKFGSRVDVVVPLNWKVKVKKGDKVTAGETILFEYNK
- the pssA gene encoding CDP-diacylglycerol--serine O-phosphatidyltransferase, which produces MKNIRITRSVIPNLFTTLNMFSGFVSIIYSHDRNFTQAAILIIVAAVFDALDGIMARLTKSSSEFGVELDSLSDLVSFGVAPAFLVYQIYLNQFNIFGIVLSSFIMIAGGLRLARFNVQLVGFDKSSFVGLPIPSSAITIASFVLIYFRDGAFIPPFENFVIPMVIVLAFLMVSKIRYETIPKFTKKGIKDRPYSFGFIFLSFVLMIFTKGKALFYIFVFIILLGILRYIYTLLFSKNNYGIDSH
- the purS gene encoding phosphoribosylformylglycinamidine synthase subunit PurS, with translation MYKATVIIKRRESILDPQGKAVEQGAKLLGFNNIEQTRIGKYIEFFININDKSLAEKEVKEYCHKLLANPIMEDYEYKLEEAQ
- the purQ gene encoding phosphoribosylformylglycinamidine synthase subunit PurQ, which produces MSVKFGVVVFPGSNCDHDAYYSLKKVLGYDVTFLWHKDKDLENSDVIILPGGFSYGDYLRTGSIARFSPIMEKVISFAENGGYVIGICNGFQILLEAGLLPGVMIKNDSLKFICKDVYLSVENSDTAFSKQIMKKVIKIPIAHGDGNYFNDNDALVDLEKNNQIVFKYSSPEGIISEKFNANGSQMNIAGIINKKGNVLGMMPHPERACDPILGKTDGAMIFNSIAKNIFAEV
- the tatA gene encoding twin-arginine translocase TatA/TatE family subunit, whose product is MFGNLGTGEIILIIIAILILFGAKKIPELAQGIGKGMKEFKKALKDVEEDVKDPDKPTKKE
- the gatA gene encoding Asp-tRNA(Asn)/Glu-tRNA(Gln) amidotransferase subunit GatA, whose product is MHNYKNYSEKIEKIKSGEISLVENVQSFINRIDKDKHLNAFNFIFAEDALNNAERINLKIQNGTYGKLAGMVVAVKDVLAIKDKPLTCSSNILKEFISLYSATAIKKLLDEDAIIIGKTNCDEFAMGSSNENSAFGNVLNPIDNSRVPGGSSGGSAVAVAADLCDASLGTDTGGSIRQPASFCGIYGLKPTYGRVSRYGLTAFASSFDSIGPFAKNVEDIALLLQVISGKDEKDSTSIEKEIPHYFNILSNKNLIEEFKKKKPRIGIPKEYFAAGLNSEVRIAIEEKIKQLKDDGFEIIEISLPNTEYSIATYYILTTAEASSNLARYDGARYGYRHPESGNLKEMYTNSRTEGFGVEVKRRIMLGTYVLSAGYYDAYYRKAQKVRRLLKNDFDEAFKKVDLILTPTSPFPAFKIGEKSNDPLEMYLSDIYTTSANLAGIPGINLPIAKNSEGLPIGMQLMANQFDELTLLKMSYYLHHSMI
- a CDS encoding HEPN domain-containing protein, with translation MLDVIKQIDYWKAGAINDIESAEILLEKKKYLHGLFFCHLTIEKALKANYVKANNKLAPKTHQLRYLHNNSNIKLNIEQEELLGILMNYQIEGRYPEYKIQLPNSELVKEYLKRTKELLKWLVEKL
- a CDS encoding nucleotidyltransferase domain-containing protein, translated to MVSREIIKTIKLYLNEVAKKGISIKKAYLYGSHARGEATSDSDIDLLLVSPLFEERNDKLKAQLWLIAGDINYKIEPYAVGEKKFLEDDHSPLLETVRQEGIEISF
- the sucD gene encoding succinate--CoA ligase subunit alpha, translated to MSILVDKKIRLVVQGITGGEGSFHTKQMIEYGTNVVAGVTPGKGGQILEGVPIFNSIEEAVKEKKANASVIFVPPPFAADAILESANSGIKLIICITEGIPAKDMVNVFNSLKSKNVRLIGPNCPGVISPGKAKIGIMPGFIHKAGNVGVVSRSGTLTYEAVKQLSDLNIGQSTCVGIGGDPVVGSQFIDIIKLFNDDPGTDGIIMIGEIGGTAEEEAASFIKKNVKKPVVGFIAGRTAPPGRRMGHAGAIISGGKGTATEKMAALKKAGIKVVESPAEIGVTMQKALNAFKPKLEKKKNVLKLKSIIKSVKKIKSTTRKKK
- the ndk gene encoding nucleoside-diphosphate kinase; this encodes MSNRTLAILKPDCVRKNLVGQVVTMINNAGFKIKAMKMVRLTKDSAAGFYEVHKQQPWFDNLLDYMTSGPCIPIALEKENAVADFRKLIGATDPIKADEGTIRKLYAKDKTENIVHGSDSDENARNEIAHFFPRKELLENYFD
- a CDS encoding DUF1343 domain-containing protein produces the protein MKRKIFLSIVLLLSINCFAQVQIPKARKVIVGADLLLSENFDLIKGKRLGIVTNHTALLDSKVHLVDTLFHRNDVKISVLFGPEHGIRGDNADGAKIEDGKDSKTGIPVYSLYGKINKPTKEMLKDVDVLIYDIQDVGARFYTFISTLFYTIQAAAENNIPVIVLDRPNPIGGLNVDGPILKQELTSFVGIAPIPIMHGMTVGELATMFNESGMIGKDLKANLTVIKMKSWERGLYFDKCNIHWLRPSPNIYYIVTAIIYPGTCLIEGTNASEGRGTEAPFQIIGAPYINSDTLYKAINNLKLKGVKFVATDFTPVEIANVASSPKYKGQLCHGIKINVTNRYNFNPVEFGISLISTLYNLYPKDFKFTASRFDKLSGDKSIREQIIAGKTPEEIISSWQKELNKFKDLRKKYLLY